One genomic region from Croceicoccus sp. YJ47 encodes:
- a CDS encoding prepilin peptidase — protein MDDGLLTYAAVAALAIAVLYAAFTDYRYRKIKNTLCLAIVVMAPLFWIGSGLSLWPGVAIQLIMAVAAFLVGAVLFRLGQVGGGDVKLLAAIALCMEPRWYLALIVFTALANGVLTLAVWRRHRRARRNGTKTDRMQVPYAISVAAAMMAVIAVRYGAGLSELGSATLGS, from the coding sequence ATGGACGATGGGCTGCTCACTTACGCGGCGGTCGCCGCCTTGGCAATCGCGGTGCTCTATGCCGCTTTTACCGATTACCGCTATCGCAAGATCAAGAACACGCTCTGCCTTGCGATCGTGGTCATGGCGCCGCTGTTCTGGATCGGGAGCGGGCTATCGCTTTGGCCGGGGGTGGCGATTCAACTGATCATGGCGGTGGCCGCGTTCCTGGTGGGGGCGGTGCTGTTCCGGCTGGGTCAGGTGGGCGGCGGCGATGTCAAGCTGCTCGCCGCGATCGCGCTTTGCATGGAGCCGCGCTGGTATCTCGCGCTCATCGTTTTCACCGCGCTTGCCAACGGGGTGCTGACGCTTGCCGTGTGGCGACGTCACCGGCGGGCACGGCGCAATGGCACGAAAACCGACCGCATGCAGGTGCCCTACGCCATTTCGGTGGCCGCCGCGATGATGGCGGTGATCGCGGTCCGCTACGGCGCGGGGTTGAGCGAGCTCGGCAGTGCGACGCTCGGCTCTTGA
- a CDS encoding type II and III secretion system protein family protein produces MIRQTQSKTAFAKRLFAGVALAATALAPAGPGMGGTGGMARAQSVTAPAGEIVLSIGRGQLVNVAGQMTDIFIANDAIADVKVKSRNQLYVFGKAGGETTVYASNAAYDIVWSANVRVGSNIDSIDQMLGLAMPEARIATATMNNMVLLTGTVASPGDAAEAERLVAAFVGDGVNVISRLKTATPLQVSLHVRFAEVSRSLVREMASNLVTRDTTGGFQFGVQRGSNNAGCEIVDAFSFDRFPRVDASAMYNLPEGSISLPFDPTTGQFVVNGTRFSSPGNQSEQTALNLAGKLLGIDVNLGLDLAERVGLITTLSQPNLTALSGETATFLAGGEYPIPISQGLGATSVQYREYGVSLSYSPTVLANGRISLRVRPEVSELSSQGAITIEGFQIPALTTRRAETTVELGSGQSFMIAGLLSNNSRQTLEKTPGAGDLPIIGSLFRSTDFRRGETELVIVVTPYLVEPVDAKDIVLPTDGYRAPDELQRILGNMQTDGVSAGVTGSERPMPRSEPAPALRADGGAVAPPAGPYATETGDPAPGFSF; encoded by the coding sequence ATGATCAGGCAGACACAATCGAAGACTGCGTTCGCGAAACGCCTGTTCGCAGGGGTTGCCCTTGCCGCGACCGCGCTCGCCCCTGCGGGACCGGGTATGGGCGGCACGGGCGGCATGGCACGGGCGCAAAGCGTGACCGCGCCGGCGGGCGAGATCGTCCTGTCCATCGGGCGGGGACAGCTGGTGAATGTCGCGGGACAGATGACGGATATCTTCATCGCCAATGACGCGATCGCGGATGTGAAAGTGAAATCCCGCAACCAGCTCTACGTCTTTGGCAAGGCGGGCGGCGAAACCACCGTCTATGCCTCGAACGCGGCCTACGATATCGTGTGGTCTGCCAATGTGCGGGTCGGCTCCAATATCGACAGCATCGACCAGATGCTCGGGCTGGCCATGCCCGAGGCGCGGATCGCGACGGCCACGATGAACAACATGGTGCTGTTGACAGGGACGGTCGCGTCGCCCGGCGATGCGGCGGAGGCGGAGCGGCTCGTCGCGGCCTTCGTCGGCGATGGCGTCAACGTCATCAGCCGCCTGAAAACCGCCACGCCCTTGCAGGTCAGCCTGCATGTCCGCTTTGCCGAGGTCAGCCGTTCGCTGGTCCGCGAGATGGCGTCGAATCTCGTCACCCGGGACACGACCGGCGGGTTTCAGTTCGGGGTTCAGCGCGGCAGCAACAATGCCGGCTGCGAGATCGTCGATGCCTTCAGCTTCGACCGTTTTCCCAGGGTCGACGCATCGGCCATGTATAATCTTCCCGAAGGTTCGATCAGCCTGCCGTTCGACCCCACGACCGGGCAATTTGTCGTGAACGGCACGCGGTTCAGTTCGCCGGGCAATCAATCCGAGCAGACCGCGCTCAACCTGGCGGGCAAGCTGCTCGGCATCGACGTCAATCTGGGCCTCGACCTGGCGGAACGGGTCGGGTTGATCACCACGCTGTCGCAACCGAACCTGACCGCGCTTTCCGGCGAGACGGCCACCTTCCTTGCCGGCGGCGAATATCCCATCCCGATCAGCCAGGGTCTGGGCGCGACGAGCGTGCAATATCGCGAATATGGGGTCAGCCTGTCCTATTCGCCGACCGTGCTCGCCAACGGACGCATCTCGCTTCGCGTGCGGCCCGAAGTGTCGGAACTGTCCTCCCAGGGGGCCATCACCATCGAAGGGTTCCAGATTCCCGCGCTCACCACGCGGCGGGCGGAAACGACGGTCGAACTTGGGTCCGGGCAAAGCTTCATGATCGCGGGCCTGCTGTCCAACAATTCGCGGCAGACACTGGAAAAAACGCCGGGTGCCGGCGACCTTCCCATCATCGGAAGCCTGTTCCGCTCCACCGATTTCCGGCGCGGGGAGACCGAGCTGGTCATCGTGGTCACGCCCTATCTGGTCGAGCCGGTCGATGCGAAGGACATCGTCCTGCCCACCGACGGCTATCGCGCGCCCGACGAGTTGCAGCGCATTCTCGGCAATATGCAGACCGACGGCGTGTCGGCCGGCGTAACGGGGAGCGAACGCCCCATGCCGCGCAGCGAGCCGGCCCCGGCCTTGCGCGCCGATGGTGGCGCAGTGGCGCCGCCCGCCGGTCCGTACGCGACCGAAACGGGCGATCCCGCCCCCGGCTTTTCGTTTTGA
- the argS gene encoding arginine--tRNA ligase translates to MTPNDTHTATLHAVMSDAVDAVLDRLVEAGTLPAGLSRANVAVEPPRDPSHGDLATNAAMVLAKPAKTNPRALAEGIVAELTAHPAVEEASIAGPGFINMRLGNDAWLDELRAIAALGDDYGRSDMGAGQTVNIEYVSANPTGPMHMGHCRGAVVGDALAALLEFAGFAVIREYYVNDAGGQVDVLAKSVHLRYREALGEKIGAIPEGLYPGDYLVPVGEALAREHGDAFVGADESEWLPLFRKEAVAAMLTMIREDLALLGIHHDLFSSEAELQAAGKPEEAEKFLRERGLVYDGVLEAPKGKLPDDWEPVELPLFRSTQFGDDQDRPIKKSNGAWTYFGADLAYHFQKSEGVDALIDIWGADHAGTVKRIKAAVAALTGAEDGTPKPFDVKLVQMVQLLRNGEPVKMSKRSGNFVTLAEVAKEVGKDVVRFTMLTRKPEAQMDFDFAKVVEASKDNPVFYVQYAHARICSTLRKGAEAGMAPSDAHLDLLGEEEQALIKQAAQFPRMVEAAGRAREPHRIAFFLAELAGSLHAYWNLGNDRMDKRFIVADNADLTGARLYLAERIAQVIRNGLAILGVEAAEEL, encoded by the coding sequence ATGACACCGAACGATACCCATACCGCCACGCTGCACGCCGTCATGTCCGATGCGGTGGATGCCGTGCTCGACCGATTGGTGGAGGCGGGCACGCTGCCGGCTGGCCTGTCCCGCGCGAATGTCGCGGTGGAACCCCCGCGCGATCCCTCCCACGGCGATCTGGCGACCAATGCGGCGATGGTTCTGGCCAAGCCGGCCAAGACCAATCCGCGCGCCCTTGCCGAGGGAATCGTCGCCGAGCTGACCGCGCATCCCGCCGTCGAGGAGGCCAGCATCGCCGGGCCGGGCTTCATCAACATGCGGCTTGGAAATGACGCCTGGCTCGACGAATTGCGGGCGATCGCGGCATTGGGCGACGATTACGGCCGGTCCGACATGGGCGCCGGACAGACGGTGAACATCGAATATGTCTCCGCCAATCCGACCGGGCCGATGCATATGGGCCATTGCCGGGGCGCGGTGGTCGGCGATGCGCTGGCCGCGCTGCTCGAATTTGCAGGCTTTGCCGTCATCCGCGAATATTACGTCAACGACGCGGGTGGACAGGTCGATGTCCTCGCGAAGAGCGTGCACCTGCGCTACCGCGAGGCGCTGGGCGAAAAGATCGGCGCCATTCCCGAGGGGCTGTATCCGGGCGATTACCTCGTCCCGGTGGGCGAGGCGCTTGCCCGCGAGCATGGGGATGCCTTCGTCGGCGCGGACGAATCGGAATGGCTGCCGCTGTTTCGGAAAGAGGCGGTCGCGGCCATGCTCACCATGATTCGCGAGGATCTGGCGCTGCTCGGCATTCATCACGACCTGTTTTCGTCCGAGGCCGAGTTGCAGGCCGCCGGAAAGCCCGAAGAAGCAGAGAAATTCCTGCGCGAAAGAGGTCTCGTCTACGACGGCGTATTGGAAGCGCCCAAGGGCAAGTTGCCCGACGATTGGGAGCCTGTCGAACTGCCGCTGTTCCGCTCCACCCAGTTCGGCGACGATCAGGACCGCCCGATCAAAAAGTCGAACGGCGCGTGGACCTATTTCGGTGCCGACCTCGCCTATCATTTTCAGAAGTCGGAAGGCGTCGACGCGCTGATCGACATATGGGGCGCGGACCATGCCGGCACGGTAAAGCGGATCAAGGCCGCGGTCGCCGCGCTGACCGGCGCGGAGGACGGCACGCCGAAACCTTTCGACGTGAAGCTGGTGCAGATGGTGCAGCTCCTGCGCAATGGCGAGCCGGTGAAAATGTCCAAGCGTTCGGGCAATTTCGTCACGCTCGCCGAAGTGGCGAAGGAAGTGGGCAAGGACGTGGTGCGCTTCACCATGCTCACCCGCAAGCCCGAGGCGCAGATGGATTTCGACTTTGCCAAGGTCGTCGAGGCATCCAAGGACAATCCGGTCTTCTACGTGCAATATGCCCATGCGCGCATCTGTTCGACGCTGCGCAAGGGGGCGGAGGCCGGCATGGCACCGTCGGATGCGCATCTCGACCTGCTGGGCGAGGAGGAGCAGGCGCTCATCAAGCAGGCTGCGCAGTTTCCCCGCATGGTGGAGGCAGCGGGCCGGGCGCGCGAACCGCACCGCATCGCGTTTTTCCTCGCCGAGCTGGCGGGATCGCTGCACGCCTACTGGAACCTCGGCAATGACCGGATGGACAAGCGGTTCATCGTCGCCGACAATGCCGACCTTACGGGCGCGCGGCTGTATCTTGCCGAACGCATCGCGCAGGTGATCCGCAACGGGCTCGCCATTCTGGGCGTCGAGGCGGCAGAGGAACTCTAA
- the rnhA gene encoding ribonuclease HI: protein MSDVEIFTDGACKGNPGPGGWGAILRKGEVEKEMSGGEADTTNNRMEMTAAIRALSALKRSCRVDLYTDSKYLIDGITKWVFGWQKKGWKTAAKKPVLNEDLWRELLDAARPHTIEWHWVKGHAGHPENERADTLASDAADAIAGR, encoded by the coding sequence ATGAGCGACGTCGAAATCTTCACCGATGGCGCGTGCAAGGGCAATCCCGGCCCCGGCGGCTGGGGCGCGATCCTGCGCAAGGGCGAGGTGGAAAAGGAAATGTCGGGCGGCGAGGCCGACACCACCAACAATCGCATGGAGATGACCGCCGCGATCCGCGCGCTGTCCGCGCTCAAACGCTCGTGCCGCGTCGATCTTTATACCGATAGCAAATATCTGATCGACGGGATCACGAAATGGGTCTTCGGCTGGCAGAAAAAGGGGTGGAAGACCGCGGCGAAGAAACCCGTGCTGAACGAGGATTTGTGGCGCGAATTGCTCGACGCGGCGCGCCCGCACACCATCGAATGGCACTGGGTCAAGGGGCACGCCGGCCATCCGGAGAACGAACGCGCCGACACGCTCGCCAGCGATGCGGCGGACGCGATCGCCGGGCGCTAG
- a CDS encoding alpha/beta fold hydrolase, producing MTSSPDPVRRQIPAHAHEARWSAPDGFRLRRIDFDHGSGVAAPRGSLLFLPGRGDSYEKYLETLARWHQAGWRVTAVDWRGQAGSGRLGDDRVTGHVDHFGLWVDDLADFWTQWMEQGVGPRVVVGHSMGGHLALRAMAEGRIAPDVAVLVAPMLGLAGKQMPAVITDAAARAMRWIRGATTPAWRWSEKPGELPQDRIDLLTHDESRYADEVWWRSERPELAMGPGSWGWVAGAIGSMRWLARETVLRRVAAPVMFVATGADRLVSADAIRRANRLIPDSRLVEFGPDCAHEILRETDAIRDRALLAIDDFLDEAAPPAS from the coding sequence ATGACGTCCTCCCCCGACCCGGTCCGCCGACAAATTCCGGCCCACGCGCACGAAGCGCGATGGTCCGCACCCGACGGGTTTCGCTTGCGCCGGATCGACTTCGATCACGGGTCCGGCGTCGCCGCGCCGCGCGGGTCGTTGCTGTTCCTGCCGGGGCGGGGCGATTCGTATGAAAAATATCTCGAAACGCTGGCCCGCTGGCATCAGGCGGGGTGGCGCGTGACGGCGGTGGACTGGCGCGGGCAGGCGGGGTCGGGACGGCTGGGCGATGACCGCGTGACGGGCCATGTCGATCATTTCGGCCTGTGGGTCGACGATCTCGCCGATTTTTGGACGCAATGGATGGAGCAGGGTGTCGGGCCGCGGGTCGTGGTCGGCCATTCCATGGGCGGGCATCTCGCCCTGCGCGCGATGGCGGAGGGGCGGATCGCGCCCGATGTGGCGGTGCTTGTCGCGCCGATGCTGGGCCTTGCGGGGAAACAGATGCCCGCGGTGATCACCGATGCGGCGGCGCGGGCGATGCGATGGATCCGGGGCGCGACGACGCCGGCCTGGCGGTGGAGCGAGAAGCCCGGCGAATTGCCGCAGGACCGGATCGACCTGCTCACTCACGACGAAAGCCGCTATGCCGACGAGGTGTGGTGGCGCAGCGAGCGCCCGGAGCTCGCCATGGGGCCGGGGAGCTGGGGCTGGGTCGCGGGTGCGATAGGCTCCATGCGCTGGCTCGCGCGGGAGACGGTGTTGCGACGGGTCGCGGCGCCGGTCATGTTCGTCGCGACAGGCGCGGACCGGCTGGTGTCGGCGGATGCGATCCGGCGGGCCAATCGCCTGATTCCCGATTCGCGGCTGGTCGAGTTCGGGCCGGATTGCGCGCATGAAATCCTTCGCGAGACCGATGCGATCCGCGATCGGGCGCTTCTCGCGATCGACGATTTCCTGGACGAGGCGGCACCCCCCGCATCATGA
- a CDS encoding FAD-binding oxidoreductase: MTERFDIVIAGAGMAGASLAARLAPHRSVTMIEAEDEPGYHATGRSAAFWAESYGGPGITPLTIASGPYLRRHGFLTPRGALTLAREGDRGRIAAFVSRFAALGVDVAMLNREEIEARVPGIREGWTTASWEPDCCDIDVAALHAHFLALARRGGAGLRNRARLSSARRERGEWQLVLADGATMRASVLVNAAGAWADGIARIAGAKPLGIAPLRRTVAQVRTDPPAPATLPLVLDIDERFYFKPESGRIWLSPHDETPSAPCDAAPEEIDVATAIARLEQVVDWRAEHVERRWAGLRSFAPDRLPVYGWDPVAEGFFWCAGQGGFGIQTAPAGSALAAALLLGQGGDEPLDPAPYDPARFA, translated from the coding sequence ATGACGGAACGGTTCGACATCGTCATTGCCGGCGCGGGTATGGCCGGGGCGTCGCTCGCCGCGCGGCTCGCGCCGCATCGCAGCGTGACCATGATCGAGGCCGAGGACGAGCCGGGCTATCACGCGACGGGGCGTTCGGCGGCGTTCTGGGCCGAAAGCTATGGCGGGCCGGGCATCACGCCGCTCACCATCGCGTCGGGACCGTATCTGCGGCGGCACGGGTTCCTCACCCCGCGCGGCGCGCTGACGCTGGCGCGGGAAGGGGACCGGGGCCGCATCGCCGCGTTCGTTTCGCGTTTCGCCGCACTCGGTGTCGATGTCGCGATGCTCAACCGCGAGGAGATCGAGGCCCGCGTGCCCGGCATTCGCGAGGGCTGGACAACCGCATCGTGGGAACCGGATTGCTGCGACATCGACGTGGCCGCGCTGCACGCGCATTTCCTCGCGCTGGCGCGGCGGGGCGGGGCGGGCCTGCGCAACCGGGCGCGGCTTTCCTCCGCCCGGCGGGAGCGAGGGGAATGGCAGCTCGTCTTGGCGGATGGCGCGACGATGCGGGCCAGTGTGCTGGTCAATGCGGCCGGCGCTTGGGCCGACGGGATCGCGCGGATCGCGGGGGCGAAGCCGCTGGGCATCGCGCCGCTGCGCCGCACGGTCGCGCAGGTGCGGACCGATCCGCCCGCGCCGGCGACGCTCCCGCTCGTGCTCGACATTGACGAACGGTTCTATTTCAAGCCGGAAAGCGGGCGCATCTGGCTATCGCCGCATGACGAAACGCCCTCCGCGCCTTGCGATGCCGCGCCCGAAGAGATTGACGTCGCGACCGCCATCGCGCGGCTGGAGCAGGTGGTCGACTGGCGCGCCGAACATGTCGAGCGGCGCTGGGCCGGGCTGCGCAGCTTCGCGCCCGATCGCCTGCCGGTCTATGGCTGGGATCCTGTGGCAGAGGGGTTTTTCTGGTGCGCGGGGCAGGGCGGTTTCGGGATCCAGACCGCGCCCGCCGGGTCGGCGCTGGCTGCGGCGCTGCTGCTCGGCCAAGGGGGTGACGAACCGCTCGACCCTGCGCCCTACGATCCCGCGCGCTTCGCCTGA
- a CDS encoding CpaD family pilus assembly protein: MTTPRRPARRLRTLTFPLCIALVAGLSGCIGGVPHNRSLYSVKQPVVTAQTHVLDLQTMAYGLPQSEQARLDEWLEAMDFGYGDRIAVDGAIGDDAIAQIAALVEQRGMMLSANAPVTQGALPPGVVRVVLTRATAAVPGCPDWSADSDANPYNATYPNFGCAINGNMAVMIADPQDLLRGQRAGGGTDIMTAAKPIESYREQPPSSQRGLIGAQTASQGGNQQ, encoded by the coding sequence ATGACCACGCCCCGCCGCCCGGCCCGACGCCTGCGCACCCTGACCTTCCCGCTCTGCATCGCGCTTGTCGCGGGGCTTTCCGGCTGTATCGGCGGAGTGCCGCACAATCGCTCGCTCTATTCCGTGAAACAGCCCGTGGTCACCGCGCAAACGCATGTCCTCGACCTGCAAACGATGGCGTATGGCCTGCCCCAGTCCGAACAGGCCCGGCTTGACGAATGGCTCGAAGCGATGGATTTCGGCTATGGGGACAGGATCGCGGTCGACGGTGCCATCGGCGACGATGCCATCGCCCAGATCGCGGCACTGGTCGAACAGCGGGGCATGATGCTGTCGGCGAACGCGCCCGTCACGCAAGGCGCGCTGCCGCCGGGGGTCGTGCGCGTCGTGCTGACCCGCGCTACCGCCGCGGTGCCGGGTTGCCCGGACTGGTCCGCCGATTCCGATGCGAACCCCTATAACGCGACCTATCCCAATTTCGGGTGCGCGATAAACGGCAACATGGCCGTGATGATCGCCGATCCGCAAGATCTGCTGCGCGGGCAACGGGCCGGCGGGGGGACCGATATCATGACCGCGGCCAAGCCGATCGAGAGCTATCGCGAACAGCCGCCCAGTTCGCAGCGCGGCCTGATCGGCGCGCAAACCGCCAGCCAGGGAGGGAACCAGCAATGA
- the cpaB gene encoding Flp pilus assembly protein CpaB produces MDRKKLILLAVALVVAVGTALMARSLFAGSTAPQVQAAQVPEGPRVLVAQRALPVGTIVTADALQFKQWPSEMVQDAYYIDGEADLEKLLGTVVRYPVTAGQPVTHGALVMPGDRGFLAAALGPGMRAVTVPVSVKTGVGGFVFPGDRIDLVLTQQVTGDGPPLKVAETILRNLRVLATDQSTTTRTVEGKTVVQGFRTVTLEVTPRIAEQIAVAQTIGELSLSLRSLADNQGELDRAIASGEVIVPDDATPEQEEAILRTAMNRPQAGRSTVQTGADVSRFQRRTVPPRQSNSGSSAPVRRIDADEDRSRNSSSGSQTAQSGYQGPIVRISRGTDTVAVPVGK; encoded by the coding sequence ATGGACAGGAAAAAGCTGATATTGCTGGCGGTGGCACTGGTGGTGGCGGTGGGGACCGCGCTGATGGCGCGCAGCCTGTTCGCCGGCAGCACCGCGCCGCAGGTGCAGGCCGCACAGGTTCCCGAAGGGCCGCGCGTGCTGGTCGCGCAACGCGCCCTGCCCGTCGGCACGATCGTCACCGCGGACGCCCTCCAATTCAAGCAGTGGCCCTCCGAAATGGTGCAGGATGCCTATTACATCGATGGCGAGGCGGACCTCGAAAAACTGCTCGGCACGGTCGTGCGCTATCCGGTGACCGCCGGGCAACCTGTCACGCATGGCGCATTGGTCATGCCGGGCGACAGGGGCTTTCTCGCCGCGGCACTCGGCCCCGGGATGCGCGCGGTCACCGTGCCCGTCTCGGTCAAGACCGGGGTCGGCGGGTTCGTTTTTCCGGGTGATCGGATCGATCTCGTGCTGACGCAGCAGGTCACGGGCGACGGCCCGCCGTTGAAGGTCGCGGAAACGATCCTGCGCAACCTGCGCGTGCTCGCTACGGATCAGTCGACGACGACGCGGACGGTGGAGGGGAAAACCGTGGTGCAGGGATTCCGGACCGTCACGCTGGAGGTAACGCCCCGCATCGCGGAGCAGATCGCGGTCGCGCAGACGATCGGCGAACTGTCGCTCTCGCTGCGTTCGCTCGCCGATAATCAGGGTGAGCTCGACCGGGCGATCGCATCGGGCGAGGTGATCGTGCCCGACGATGCGACGCCGGAACAGGAGGAGGCGATCCTGCGCACCGCGATGAACCGCCCGCAGGCCGGCCGCTCCACCGTGCAGACGGGCGCCGACGTGTCCCGCTTTCAACGCCGCACCGTCCCGCCCCGGCAGAGCAATTCGGGCAGCAGCGCCCCTGTCCGCCGGATCGACGCGGACGAGGACCGCAGCCGCAATTCCTCCAGCGGGTCGCAGACCGCGCAGTCGGGCTATCAGGGGCCGATCGTCCGGATCAGCCGCGGGACCGATACCGTCGCCGTCCCGGTCGGCAAATGA
- the thrB gene encoding homoserine kinase: protein MAVYTRIGAEDMDALIRAFGVGTLISAKGIAEGVSNSNWLIETDGGRDGAGNRRFILTMYEERTEASDLPFFLGLLDHLAAAGCPVPRTIHDTGGASFRMFPARMRDGSIVEKAVALIEFLPGVSADNPTPAQARSVGVALAGVHLAARDFAMRRDNGMGPAAWLHFTAECEGRWDEIDPALAAVPELARDIADRWPGDLPQSVIHADLFPDNVLLTGDAVAGLIDFYFACNGAMAYDLAVTHAAWCFSPDGREFDAELGAALLAGYETVRALGDEERSALPLLAQGAALRFLLTRAYDWLHTPADALVTKKDPVAFLNRLQFYARHGDAAFAA from the coding sequence ATGGCGGTCTATACCCGCATCGGGGCGGAGGACATGGACGCGCTGATCCGCGCGTTCGGGGTCGGCACGCTGATTTCCGCCAAGGGCATTGCCGAGGGCGTTTCGAACAGCAACTGGCTGATCGAAACGGATGGCGGACGCGACGGGGCGGGCAATCGCCGTTTCATCCTCACCATGTATGAAGAGCGGACCGAGGCCTCCGACCTGCCGTTCTTTCTTGGCCTGCTCGACCATCTCGCGGCGGCGGGCTGTCCGGTGCCGCGCACCATCCACGATACCGGGGGCGCGTCGTTCCGCATGTTCCCGGCCCGGATGCGCGACGGCTCCATCGTCGAAAAGGCCGTCGCGCTGATCGAATTCCTTCCCGGCGTGTCCGCCGACAATCCGACCCCGGCGCAGGCCCGTTCGGTCGGCGTCGCACTCGCCGGCGTGCATCTTGCCGCGCGCGATTTCGCCATGCGCCGGGACAACGGGATGGGCCCCGCCGCGTGGCTGCATTTCACGGCCGAGTGCGAGGGACGATGGGACGAGATCGACCCCGCCCTTGCCGCCGTGCCCGAACTTGCGCGCGATATTGCGGACCGCTGGCCCGGCGACCTGCCGCAATCGGTGATCCATGCCGATCTTTTTCCCGATAACGTGCTGCTCACCGGGGATGCGGTGGCGGGGCTGATCGATTTCTATTTCGCGTGCAACGGGGCGATGGCCTACGACCTTGCCGTGACCCATGCGGCGTGGTGTTTTTCCCCCGACGGGCGCGAATTCGACGCAGAGCTGGGTGCGGCCCTGCTCGCCGGGTACGAAACGGTGCGCGCGCTCGGCGACGAGGAGCGTTCGGCGCTTCCGCTTCTGGCGCAGGGGGCGGCGCTGCGTTTCCTGCTCACGCGGGCCTATGACTGGCTCCATACGCCCGCCGATGCGCTGGTGACGAAGAAGGATCCGGTCGCCTTTCTCAATCGCCTGCAATTCTATGCCCGCCACGGCGACGCGGCGTTCGCGGCATGA
- the ispH gene encoding 4-hydroxy-3-methylbut-2-enyl diphosphate reductase, with amino-acid sequence MTQPSTLAPARTADTRLPLKVLIAAPRGFCAGVDRAIEIVERALARYGAPVYVRHEIVHNAFVVDTLREKGAVFVEELDEVPDGVPVVFSAHGVPKAVPANAEDRGLDYLDATCPLVSKVHRQAERQVEAGRHILFIGHRGHPEVIGTFGQVPDGCMTLVETVEDVASLSFDDDAPLAFLTQTTLSVDDTNAIVEALRARFPQIVGPKAEDICYATSNRQAAVKAIAAKVDLMLVIGATNSSNSVRLAEVAERMGTDARLIQRGADIDPAWLDGVGTVGLTAGASAPEVLVREVIDRLNALREVEEDVVTTAEERITFKLPRQLAD; translated from the coding sequence ATGACCCAGCCCAGCACCCTTGCGCCCGCGCGCACCGCCGATACCCGCCTCCCGCTCAAGGTGCTCATCGCGGCGCCGCGCGGGTTTTGCGCCGGGGTGGACCGCGCCATCGAAATCGTCGAACGCGCGCTCGCCCGCTATGGCGCGCCGGTCTATGTCCGCCACGAGATCGTCCACAATGCCTTCGTCGTCGACACGCTGCGCGAAAAAGGCGCGGTGTTCGTGGAGGAGCTGGACGAGGTGCCCGATGGCGTGCCGGTCGTCTTTTCCGCGCATGGCGTACCCAAGGCCGTGCCCGCCAATGCCGAGGATCGCGGCCTCGACTATCTCGACGCGACCTGCCCCCTCGTCAGCAAGGTGCATCGGCAGGCCGAACGGCAGGTGGAGGCAGGGCGCCACATCCTGTTCATCGGCCACCGCGGCCATCCCGAGGTGATCGGCACGTTCGGGCAGGTGCCCGACGGCTGCATGACTCTCGTCGAAACGGTGGAGGACGTGGCGTCGCTGTCCTTCGACGACGACGCGCCCCTGGCCTTCCTCACGCAGACGACATTGTCGGTTGACGACACCAACGCCATCGTGGAGGCATTGCGCGCCCGTTTCCCGCAGATCGTCGGGCCCAAGGCCGAGGATATCTGCTATGCCACCTCCAACCGGCAGGCGGCGGTGAAGGCGATCGCGGCCAAGGTGGACCTGATGCTCGTCATCGGCGCGACCAATTCGTCGAATTCGGTCCGCCTTGCCGAGGTCGCCGAACGCATGGGCACCGATGCCCGCCTGATTCAGCGCGGCGCCGATATCGACCCGGCCTGGCTCGATGGAGTGGGCACCGTCGGCCTTACCGCCGGGGCGAGCGCGCCCGAAGTGCTCGTGCGCGAGGTCATCGACCGGCTCAACGCCTTGCGCGAGGTGGAAGAGGACGTCGTCACCACGGCGGAGGAACGCATCACGTTCAAGCTGCCGCGACAGCTCGCGGACTGA